The Juglans microcarpa x Juglans regia isolate MS1-56 chromosome 2S, Jm3101_v1.0, whole genome shotgun sequence genome has a window encoding:
- the LOC121253322 gene encoding protein FAR1-RELATED SEQUENCE 5-like, translated as MIGCKIFTTDRRSGFRLACELHFVPYKKALDARYFNEKEKDVRKKSTKPVLKTYWKIEEEATKVYTRKSFSIFQDEPFNCQQYKATKVQTEGESKMYILCVFMKKSNLDSLPHQYVLERWTINAKSQAIHEIPNSDVQVSTHEDPIMRKSHLMMQF; from the exons ATGATTGGCTGCAAAATCTTTACAACTGATAGGAGAAGTGGGTTCCGGCTTGCTTGTGAACTACATTTTGTGCCA TACAAGAAAGCCTTAGATGCACGCTATTTTaatgagaaagagaaggatGTGAGAAAGAAATCGACTAAGCCGGTTTTGAAAACATATTGGAAAATTGAAGAAGAGGCAACCAAAGTATATACAAGGAAGTCATTCAGTATCTTTCAAGATGAGCCATTCAATTGCCAACAGTACAAAGCAACAAAAGTTCAAACTGAGGGTGAAAGTAAGAT GTATATCCTATGTGTCTTCATGAAGAAATCAAACTTGGATAGTTTACCACATCAGTATGTTCTTGAAAGATGGACCATCAACGCTAAGAGTCAAGCTATTCATGAAATACCAAATTCTGATGTCCAAGTTTCGACACATGAAGATCCGATAATGCGAAAAAGTCATTTGATGATGCAGTTTTAA